The following DNA comes from Castanea sativa cultivar Marrone di Chiusa Pesio chromosome 10, ASM4071231v1.
aatgatTTGTAGTATTATCTGATACGTACAAGATTTTTAGGGAGGGAAAATAGAAATATTTAGAGATAGAAATAGAACTTTTGTTACTTCTAATAaaccaataaaatatataagggATAAAATTGGATTTGATTGAGGAAATCATGAGTTCCTAACCTCTTTGGATTTGACTGAAAAAATTTGGatccaattttattaaaattctcTTGATATCTCCATCTATttaaatagagaaatgatatgtccataacatttttacaacaaattttaagtgacagattgttactagttgttattgttgggttaaaaaagtaatctcagtgctaaattcaaatttgaaccaataacaactacctacctgtaatttgttgtaaaaatattgtaaatgtagcacttttcatttaaatataaaaaaataacgttaaaaacctaaaataatgGAGCACTTCTCCTGAACTTATGGCACAATAGTCGTGCTCCTAAAACTAGGACACCACTAACACTAACTATACAATCCAGATACAACTCAAATATCAACAAGTTCCTACTCGCACTAACCTCTATCTTAACTAATACCTATAAACATAGTAATTCCCTACAAACATgaaataactaataaataatcattaatattatttcataacaaattaatatatgtaacattttttgttaTGATCCTAATGTCCCACATGAATTAAGTGTAACTTAATCATGTATATATAAAGCTCTTTGGCACCCTCTCATTGCAAGTTAGTTTTAACGGATGAGTTAATCACACAACTTTAGTATTTTACGTTGCTTAATATTAGTAAATAGTAAGTAGGCGCAAAAATTTAGTAACATCTTCTATATTATTTCAATAAGCGATGATAATAGGTTTTGAAATCATGCAACTAAGTTCATAATGCAACTTATTTGTATATGATACAattaaaattcttttctttttatagaaaTGCGAGTTTCATATAATTATGAAGACCATGAAATAATAGATATAAGACATAAATTTATAAGATGATTAGCATATTTGAATGCAtgaatttctcaaaattttgaagttcctaattttatttaactatatatcattttattttaacgGCTTTCATAATTTCAGCCAATGATTCACAAATTGACTTTTTGGAATGAGTAAACAAGTTTAAGTCAAATAGAAATTAGGATATTGCTATAACTATGATTTTCTTAAGCTTTTAAATAATTCACCAGAGAATAGGAAAGTTTTTTTCTACCGACATGTGAAGCTCATCTCTCATCTTGCAATGTATAAGTTGTTCAACACTCCATCATACCACGACAtaaattcttttataaataaatttattgtccTTTCCATTTTCTAAccaaaatgataatatatattttcatttttgagtTAATATGACAAAACAAAACAGTACGAAGCAAGCTCTTTATGttaatagttttattatatgGGAGAAAAAGATTTActgaacaaaaatttaaaaaatatacatgaactCAAAAAATTGTAACCGACTCAAGCATTGCATGGCCTTACGACTAGTTATTAACAAGGGGAAATCTTAAAAAGCGAAAAGCCGAAAGCAATACGGATTTTTTGAACTCCATGATCACTTAACAAACGAAGCTAGCAAATTAATAGACAGCtaaaagttaatttttaaataaaaatgcgGTGATCATGGAACATACAGAGAGTTGCAGAGCGGTGGCAGAGCTTTAGATATTAGTCCAGCCAAAAGTAGAGTCAGTAAAAAGCAGAGGCAGAAGATCAATGCCTATTCAAGTTCTTTACCGACTCAAGGACTTGAATTTCGCAATCGCATAGCAGTTTGGTTTACTCACGTAGTCATCAAGAGCTTGTGCGAAGCATAGGATATGGTACAAAGAAATTAGCAAAAGAATCAAAAGCTTTGgtgtaaataatatttaaattatgttatttgaCGATTTAAAGTTGCGGTTGCTTCTTCAATCGGTGGCACTCAAAGGACAGCCTTCTCCAGCCGAGAAGCTATCTGATCATAAACCATAAACCCACGTAAATTGACGATAATTCCTTGCGAGATGTGCTAGTGATCAAGAAAGACTTTGCTCTAgttaagtttaaaatatatatatatataatcaatacaACAAGCCATCAGAGTATGAACATCATGTAAGACACGCAATAACACATCTGactaaaaatgaaagagaacTAGAGAGAAATTATTTCCCAATGTTGACTAAAGACTATAGAGTATATAATCGGATGAGAATATCCTATATTCCTATGTAAATAAAGGACACAGAATGGGGCTGGCCTACTTAATGTCAATGTTCCAaattaaatatagaaatttttCAATAACTTGAAAGTTACAAGTATCAGAATGTCTCAACCCGGCATCATGACACGCTTAATAAGCAGCGTACCCATTGCGCAACTTAATAAACTACCATTTTGATTACGCATAACGAGGACTAGGCATTTCTATTGCAATGCATCGCGGTaaaaatggtttttggttaGCTCCAGAAACAAAAAGAAGCTACATCAACCATGTAAAACCTTTATGATTACAGAATTTGCACATATGTTgaaaattggggggggggggggggagagaaaaaaaaaaaaacattttaactttacaataaaaaagaaaagaaaagatgctAAAAGCCTCTACTTTTGGGTGCATTTTGTCCCCAGGACAGGCCTTGTTGGCCAACACCTCGTCCATGTGCCCCATAGAACTGCCCTACTACATTGGGTTGACAACCTATATTATTCGGTTGCTGACCATTCCCTTGGACTGGAGGAACCCACCAAGTCCCTTGTGTCGCATTCATTTGAGGTTGTAAAGATTGCAATGACATCATTGACTGTTGAGGATTTGATCCCAAAGGCAACGCCTGTGGTTGGTTTACAAAGTGTGGTCGCAGTGTTGGTTGATGATGTAGGCCTTGAGCTGATTGTTGTTGTCGGTGCTGAGGGGCTTGTGGCTGCCACTCTGGtatgtcatcatcatcatcattccaAGGTTGCATCGCAACCCCGAACCCTCTATTGTTGTTGTCCTGCCAGTTTCCTGAAGGCACACCAGTTTTAGGTTGTCCATATTTGTGTATAAGTTCCCTCATTTGGTCTACAGGTCTTGATGGGGTCTGAGAAAGTGAATGAAATGGGACTGTTCCTGTTGATCCCCTAGAGGGATTTTGGCCAAAATTCTGTTGCGACAATGGAACAGAGCCACCACCAGAAAAATTAAACTCAGGAAGATCATCTTCATCCCGAGCGGCACCAGGGCCAAACCCAGGAGGAatatcaccatcatcatcatcatcatcatcatcatgggGTTTAAAATTGGTGGGGGTTAAGCTACTAGTAGGTTGAGTTGGTTTAGGTGCGAAATTCTCATTCATATTTGTTTCTTGCTGTCTCCTAGAAGTGATATTTTGCTTTTTATGTTTCTGGTGTAATGATGAGTTGGATGATATCTTGGAAGTTAACTGAGCCTTTCTCCATACAATAACACCAATTAGGCCATTATCAATATTATTAAGTGCCTCAACGTGTTCAGACGAGAGGATCTTGCTGAGCATTTCACGTGTTCTATTATGTGGTGGACAAAAATAAAGTTCCACTCCATTAGCAGGCTCAGCAAAACCCACTCTCTCATCCACAACATAAGAATCTGCCACCTGCAGGagaggtatatatatatttcaggTAATGCGAGTGGTTTGCAAACCGAAGGTGGACAAAACATGTAGTAGAGTATAATGACAATTGTTACCTCCTGAATACTTGCATGCTCGCTCTCAAGGGACCCCTCCTTCACAGAAAAATGCATaacctacaaaataaaatttaaaaaaatatatatattaaaaaaatagagaattcCTTCAACTATAGTGATACAGAATATAACTAGAATGAAATTCAGAGTTTGCGTGAGCAGGACTTTGTTcgtattttaaaatattgtctCCATAAATCCTAATAACACATGGGATAACCTTtcgctttcttttttttcccaacacTTGGGAGtcatctttttgcttttaaagcAAGAGTGCCTTCGGTAATTACATGGTTCAATTGCTAGTTACagtttatatttaatttactctttcatctttcttacaTATGTCAGGTACGTTGCTCTTCTGACTCTCTTTAAAAGAAACCGTTCAACAAAGTCACATCCACTggacaattttctttttttttttaatttctttttttatgtgattggcaTTTTCATCATCAATTGATTAAAGCCAATACTTTAAAATAATGAGGGAACTCCTTTTTATTTGTTCAACCAGCATAAGCAGAAACGCAATCCCAGCCAGCTGTTTTAGCTAGCCCTGCAGAAtgtctctttcttctcaaaagCCTCAGGCagtataattttattcaaatgctAAAATATGTTTATTACTTTCACCAAATAGTCAAATGATGCAACCACTTGGGCAAACATGATGGGTTTAagtaaaaaactcaaaacatctAATTGAGATAATTAATCCATGGGAAATGCTGAAGGTATTTCCAATTTATACTAAAAAAGGCTTGCAAACCAATACAGCAATGAATATGATTGGTGCCACatcaataacataaaaatatatcttgatattaatttattgtatgttttaaaaattgaaatatcaatttgtaaaggcTATTTTATTgtatgttttaaaaaccgaaacATCAGTTTATAAAGGCTGTGTAGCAAGATTTATAGTTACCTATAGCACCACACTTAATCCATAGAAagattagtttttcttttaatttataacTTCTCTTACCAAATCTGATACACGATCTCATTGGCCTAAAATAAATGTCATTAGCATATGAGAAGACCTTATGCTGTGTGAACACCAAAAGAAAGATTAATGAAAACAAGATTGTGATAcgtgtttttttccttttcctgaACTTATAGTAGGATACAGTAAGACAATTAAAAGAAACATTAGGTACCATGACAGCACGACTTCGGGACAATGGAAGCTCTTGAAGAAACTTTTCAAATGCATCAAGTCTAACTCTCCCCTTGATCTCAAGTGAACTGAGCCACTCATTTGCAGATGTTTTTTCACCACTGTAACAAGAAAATAAGATCAGCAAGAACCAAAACAAAAGTTTCATAAACTTTCCAGAAAACAGAATTCAATAAATATCACATTATGGAGCCTATCATTCATAAATCGTACGTGATTTAAATTATGTAATACCATATTCAGGGCGAACCATGCTGACTAGAATATACTGTCCTGACTAAAACTAAAAGCAAACACAATCATGCATAACATGTCTTTTCAAATCAGATCAACCCACATCCTTTTGGGCTTCTCCTAATCCTTCAACCTGAATCATGTCATCCATCCACACACACTGCATTCTAGTCTCTACTGCAGAAGGCCAATTATCAACCTACAACCATTTGGCAGATTCGTCTAATTAGGATCTTTACAACCTTTAACCATGCCACACCACCACATCAGAACTGATACTAGTGGATTAGTCTCCATTGTACATAACCAAATCATCTTTAACCTACGAGATCCAATAATGCCCCAAGTGGTATGCACAATTATGgctctttttctctttatatcTAGGGCAAACATCACATTTGGTCCTTAAAGTTTGCATCAATTTTACCTTTTCAATTTAAAAGAGTTTCATAAGTAGCAGTGTGGCAATTTGATCCTCAAAGACGCAAAATGATCCAATTTGGTCAGTACACTAGTTTGGTGACTGATGTTACATCTGATTGGACATATttgcaacaacaaaattaaaattatttaggtGGCTTAAAAATTACATGCGAGCAACCAAAGTGGATCAAAGGTGCCACATGGCCACAATGAGACCTCACTATTGCCACAAGACATTAGTGTTGGCAAAATCTTTGCCATGTGACAGCCAGCTCACATCACATTATTCTTCAAAATTTCTGATTTGGAAATCTATTGCCTATTATCCACTCTTCATCCCATTTTTGAGCCTTTTGATCCAAAAGCATCTCTACACAATGCTGTAGCTGACCATGGGTCCTCTTACCAGTTACCATATTCTTTTACCCTAATGATCATTATGGCATCAATTGATTCATCCATAATTACTTCAAAAAGATGTTAGTATCAACCCTAATGCAAGGTTATTGCATTCTGGCACGTGTTACATTCCATTCCAATGTTGTGCATGTTCTTTTGAAATATTACCTTTCTATACATCGTATGACAGATCAATTTTCTCTCGTATGATAAACAGCAACATTCAAAGCCAGATttccaaaaatccaattgaagcCAAAACATACATTGTCATGCAAATTAAAACTCTCATCCTATGATCATGTGAGAGGGGAAGGAAGCAGAAGCGCAACCAAAATATTCATCCAATAAGGATCACTGCAGaggatattaaaaaataaaaagaagaagaaagaagcaatcAAAGTTCATTTCTGAATGCACCACCTCTACATAAgatgacacttttttttaagtgcATTCTCAATTGACATAAAACAACTTCACATTTCTTTGTGAATGCCCCAGAgtaatccaatatatatatatatatatatatatatatatatatatatatatatatattcaacttCAAACCAACAAGGCAACAAGAAGCGTAGAATAAAATGTAGTAGCTATATGAAAttatctaccaaaaaaaaaaaaaaacacaacaacaaatgCATAAAGTAATACCAACAACAACTTGTATACTGTGAATAAGTCCAAATTGGAATTGACAGGCTCTGATACATATTAGGTATTAAGGTAGCAGACTAGCAGCTAAATGAGATATTTAATGACCATCAAAAGCACACACCTACATGCAGTTTTGACACAATACATAAACCTGTCATAGATACACAGTGCATATTTCAAAACTCAAGGCACACACCATacagtgtatatatatagggttgggACACCTGACGAAACTTTTATcaatattacaccactcaataacttTATATTGGGTGTGTTATTTTATAAATACACCGTTGGATTAAATTGTCTTTGTACACTCTACATGCATGCAAACATCAAGACAATCAATGACTAACAACAATGCcactataaaattttaaaataaatataaaataaaaaaaaaacttcgaaacttatatacaaaaaatgagttcataaataaaaaagtaaataacatcttATTGATAAGAaatttggcatgcatgttaagaacatggAAAACATGTGATCTAACAGTGGATTCTCAAAATATTAATCCAACAAAAACTTATTAGGTCATGTAATTTCAGGTAAGATTTACAATAGGTACAATGTTTAACTAACCCAGACATATGtgcataatataatataatataatatatatcatAGTAATTGCACCAAGCAAATATAAAGACTGTAGATGAAACATTTGTTGCAGGCATGCAGCACATAATTGAGAACTAAATCAATGAACatgaaactgaaaaaaaaaaaaatgcagtagGTGTCTtctggtttaaaaaataaataactacaAAACCATCTACAGCACAGAACTGAAAATATCACTCTTACAAGACTATACACACACCTTTTGAAGACGCCAATTACAGAGGGCATGACTGATGTGTTCAGCTGAAGTACACCTTCCCATACATGGTCAGGCTTGGATACGACAGCAGGAGGTACAATTTCTGATTTTGCATGGCTGTCACTCAATTTCAAATGAGAATAGCTTTCACTAGATTTCACTTCAGCGTGGCTGGCTTTGGAACTCTCATCAATGTGACTATCACTGGGTTTAACTACGGCCTGACCATCATTAAGTCTCCCAATGGTCTGACCACCACTAGGTTTCATGTCAGCATGACCATCACTGTATTTGACACCAGCATCATATTCATTGGATTGCTCAACAGCATCATCACCTTTTTCGGGTTCAGCTTTTGTAATATCAACATCTTTTGAAGTTAGCTTAGATAACTTCGACTCAGAGCCAATCTCGGGGTCATCCTTGTCTGAAATTGGGGACATTTTTCCAGCATTGACTGGTAGAATTTCAAATGGTGGCTCTGAATCAAGAGATTCCATAAACTCATCAAGAGACACAATAGGAGGAAGAAAATCTGCATCCTTCAATACGTCATCTACCATGAGCCCCTGCATTAAATCATTACCCTCATTCGAAGAAATAGTAAGTGTACATGCAGTATCCTGGTCTTCTATATTACTCTTTCCCACAGAACTATCCACTTCATCATTGGCTCCATCAGGTTTAGAAAGGTTAGGGGCTTCCATCTCCTTGGTTTTTGATTCCGTTAGAGTGGGTAAACTAGGCTCAACAGAAACCTCCATTGGAACAGTATCATTTTCTTCAACCTCTACTTGAAACTCACCCTTGTGTGTTTTCCTTACCAAACGTCTAATATCAACATCTGCGTCAGGTAAGACTACCATCTGCGCAAGCTCTTCTGCCTTTGCCATCCGCCATTGGGAAAGCTCCTTAGAAGCGAGTTCCTCTGCAGTCATCGAACAAAGCCGTTCAGGGGTAATTTCTCCAGACAAGACTCTTTCGCTCAATTCAGGATTATTACGATCTTTCAAGTTGAACAGAAGAGACCTCCCCTTCTCTTTGTACTTCTTATTCACACCACCAAATAATTTGAAGAgttcttcttcaattttaaaTGCCAGTATCTGTGGAGTTAGataagcttcttcttttttatccCTACCCAGTTCATCATTCTCCAAATTTTGCTCTTCAGCAGTTTGAATCTCCCTCTTTTCTGCCACTCCCATATCGGAATCCAATACCCAGGAAAGTCCATTCCCCTGCAAAAGCTCATCTTTGACAAAGAATTCATCACTAAAAGAAACATCTTGACCAGAAAAAACATAACTTGATTTGGTCTCTTTCCCATCTGCTTTCATGGTCTGTATTTCAGATTCACTTTTGCCATTATTGCTTTTGTGTGCAGACCAATCTTCATGGGAGAGCGGCATCACTTTAGGCTCTTCAGATACAAGTTCATGTGCATCAGTAGCACCAAAAACTGATTCAGCAGGATGAGAATTCTCCCGACTCAGACTGGGAGCACTTGAGGAGTCACTCTGAGAGTTCTTTCCCGGGCTCGAGGATTTGTCTTTCTGCTCAGAAACCAGTTCCAGTGCAGCAGCCAATGATTCCCTCATCTTGGACCTAACAGACTCGAAAGACTCAGTTTGAGCCTTGGGAGATGGTTGCAGTGCTGCAGTTTGATTTTTTGGCACTGAAGACCGCTGTGAACCAGATTTACCAGATACCACTTTCTTATTCAGCGTTGGTAAATGCTGTGATCCAGGAGTGGTGGGTGTGGTGGGTGTGGTGGGCATCGATTGCATCTGTACAGATCTTTTTATTGGTCCAGATACTTGCTGCAACCAAGGCCTATGTTCCATTTGTGCTAACCGCTTGTTAGGGGTTGATAACTGCTGTGCAGCACTATTATTGTAAAGATGCTCCACTGGTGCCTTTCGCTTAATTGGTGCAGACAAGTGCTGGGATGCTGCATTGTTCAGCATGGTTTCAACAGGTCCCAGACTATTGGACTTTGTTTCAATATCTACCATCTGTGTGCTTGACATTGATAACCTCTGCAACGCAGGATTACTAGACAAGGGATCCACTAGCCCCACCTGTGTGTTTAATATAAAATGCTGATGAGATGCAGGACCATTTGATACAGAACCCATCAGTCCAATTTGCATGTCTTGTACTGATGGGTCCACTTTGCTCAGGGTCGGTTCCAATTGACCCATTTGCATGCTTGGTAGTGGCAACTGTTGTGATACAAACCTGTTGGACATGCTAGACTAgcaatgaataacttaaaatatAAGCGCTACAAATCTTCAAATAGTTTCCTTGTCTAAAACAGTTCAAACCATGTTCCTAAGGATGTACATCCAGGTAAGccttgaaaaagaaagacaaaaccTGCGttcaaaataaatgataataaGCCAAGGATccttaaacaaaacaaactaaaaaaGAGCACTGGCAAAATTAAACATGCATAAGACATGGATAACTGCAAACTCACAGcttcaaaaactcataaaaaattgacaatcaCACGACCAACCAAAGCATTAAAAACTGGAATAGctgaaatttattaaaaggACACTTGTGTTGGTGATTGTGTTCAAGCTTAACACATTCATGCAGTCAAATGCTAAAGTATATGAacttcataaatatttttagcaTGACCATGTTACTAAACTACTTAAAACAGTTCTttgtaagaaaaacaaaaaaagttgtaaTCGTGACAGACTGTCACCATGTCTATAACTAATTTCAATCCATAACAATCAATTAAGACTAGgaggcattttttttaatgaaatagaagATTAAAGTGAAAACGCAACAGAGAAATAAAAGAGATGGCTGCCTATGAAACTGAATATTAAAAatcaggattttttttcccaggGGGTGTTTTAGAATTTTTCCTAGAGACTCGTGGCAAGACAAATTTACATACCCCCACCAAAAAATATGCGACTTTCAATTTGCTTTTCCTTTGTTTACACATACTTAGAAGCACATGTGAGCAATCTAATCATTCTACATcccaaaaccctaatttcatAACAAACAGAACAGTATCAGCACGAAACCAGCAGACCCATATTCAAACTCTATTTATTTGCtttcaaacacattttttttacataaatatcggttctttattatcaaataacaTCAATTTTACTTccaaaaaaaccctaatcttaGAAATCACACTCGAGTAAAACCCAATTCCTAACACATTTAGTCCAACTCAGCAGTAacagaaaacataaaaaataataataataaaaacataaaaactcaCAAATATAGGTCTTTTCAAACACAAATTTCAATCAATTTACTTACACAGAACCCTAATTTCAGAcgaacccaaaaaacaaaaacaaaagtcacCACTGGACGAGCAAAACCCAATTGTAAATGCTATCGATTCACATTCAATAATAAATAGGAAACACGAACCCTATGTGGAAAGTAAAATCCAGAATCAAACAAAAGCtgtatatgaatatatatatatatatatatatatatatatatatgtatatatatagtagatacTGAATTAAAAAACGAATCCTAGTGGTTTGATACAAAGGTTGAGTTATGGTTTGATAATGGCGAGAAGTACCTGGTGATAGGGTTTGTTGGAGAATCAGAGAGCCGAGAACGCAGTCAGAgagcttagagagagagagagagagagagagtttggttATTGTGACCGATGCTGTGAGGATTAGAAACCCTAGAAATGTGATAGGATAAACAtcgttttatatatatagctcCAAATGCTCTAGAGCCTGCCGTATTACACGTGGCGTCACGTACTCGTGTCGTCCTATGTGGACGTAGACCCCGCTATTATTGGTTTGTTTTGAGCCACTACATAATTTTCAAgacctcttctttttttctttttaataaagcTTAGCTcttatgattatattttttccaaCTAATTATGTGActgttaataaaattatttattg
Coding sequences within:
- the LOC142613106 gene encoding uncharacterized protein LOC142613106, translating into MSNRFVSQQLPLPSMQMGQLEPTLSKVDPSVQDMQIGLMGSVSNGPASHQHFILNTQVGLVDPLSSNPALQRLSMSSTQMVDIETKSNSLGPVETMLNNAASQHLSAPIKRKAPVEHLYNNSAAQQLSTPNKRLAQMEHRPWLQQVSGPIKRSVQMQSMPTTPTTPTTPGSQHLPTLNKKVVSGKSGSQRSSVPKNQTAALQPSPKAQTESFESVRSKMRESLAAALELVSEQKDKSSSPGKNSQSDSSSAPSLSRENSHPAESVFGATDAHELVSEEPKVMPLSHEDWSAHKSNNGKSESEIQTMKADGKETKSSYVFSGQDVSFSDEFFVKDELLQGNGLSWVLDSDMGVAEKREIQTAEEQNLENDELGRDKKEEAYLTPQILAFKIEEELFKLFGGVNKKYKEKGRSLLFNLKDRNNPELSERVLSGEITPERLCSMTAEELASKELSQWRMAKAEELAQMVVLPDADVDIRRLVRKTHKGEFQVEVEENDTVPMEVSVEPSLPTLTESKTKEMEAPNLSKPDGANDEVDSSVGKSNIEDQDTACTLTISSNEGNDLMQGLMVDDVLKDADFLPPIVSLDEFMESLDSEPPFEILPVNAGKMSPISDKDDPEIGSESKLSKLTSKDVDITKAEPEKGDDAVEQSNEYDAGVKYSDGHADMKPSGGQTIGRLNDGQAVVKPSDSHIDESSKASHAEVKSSESYSHLKLSDSHAKSEIVPPAVVSKPDHVWEGVLQLNTSVMPSVIGVFKSGEKTSANEWLSSLEIKGRVRLDAFEKFLQELPLSRSRAVMVMHFSVKEGSLESEHASIQEVADSYVVDERVGFAEPANGVELYFCPPHNRTREMLSKILSSEHVEALNNIDNGLIGVIVWRKAQLTSKISSNSSLHQKHKKQNITSRRQQETNMNENFAPKPTQPTSSLTPTNFKPHDDDDDDDDGDIPPGFGPGAARDEDDLPEFNFSGGGSVPLSQQNFGQNPSRGSTGTVPFHSLSQTPSRPVDQMRELIHKYGQPKTGVPSGNWQDNNNRGFGVAMQPWNDDDDDIPEWQPQAPQHRQQQSAQGLHHQPTLRPHFVNQPQALPLGSNPQQSMMSLQSLQPQMNATQGTWWVPPVQGNGQQPNNIGCQPNVVGQFYGAHGRGVGQQGLSWGQNAPKSRGF